A window of Citrus sinensis cultivar Valencia sweet orange chromosome 7, DVS_A1.0, whole genome shotgun sequence contains these coding sequences:
- the LOC102620662 gene encoding phosphatidylcholine:diacylglycerol cholinephosphotransferase 1-like, which produces MNGATLTQCSSAVLHRRPANKLAANGVNGDSYYRAATKGAVEIIGGKKMGNGGSGNGRASFLSWTLQDAVYVARHHWIPCVFAMGLLFFMGVEYTLRMVPDSSPPFDLGFIATRPLHRLLSSSPQLNTLFAALNTAFVGMQTAYILWTWLIEGRPRATISALFMFTFRGILGYSTQLPLPQGFLGSGVDFPVGNVSFFLFYSGHVAGSVIASLDMRRMHRWEMAWLFDVLNVLQAVRLLGTRGHYTIDLAVGVGAGILFDSLAGKYEQSKSKMGSAAKESLLS; this is translated from the exons ATGAACGGCGCCACACTCACCCAATGCTCCTCCGCTGTCCTCCACAGACGTCCGGCCAATAAACTAGCTGCTAACGGCGTTAACGGAGATTCTTATTACAGGGCTGCCACTAAGGGTGCCGTCGAGATCATCGGTGGCAAGAAAATGGGCAATGGTGGTTCTGGGAATGGGAGAGCGTCGTTCTTGAGCTGGACTTTACAGGATGCCGTGTACGTGGCGAGGCACCATTGGATACCCTGTGTCTTCGCAATGGGGTTGCTGTTTTTCATGGGCGTCGAGTACACTCTCCGCATGGTCCCCGATTCTTCCCCCCCGTTCGATCTTGGGTTCATCGCCACCCGGCCCTTGCATCGCCTCCTCTCTTCTTCGCCTCAGCTTAATACTCTGTTTGCAGCCCTCAATACG GCGTTTGTGGGGATGCAAACAGCTTACATACTGTGGACTTGGCTGATTGAAGGCCGGCCAAGAGCCACAATTTCGGCGCTTTTCATGTTCACTTTCCGCGGAATTCTTGGTTACTCCACACAGCTTCCGTTGCCTCAG GGATTTTTGGGTTCTGGCGTGGATTTTCCAGTAGGGAACGTATCGTTTTTCCTATTTTACTCAGGCCATGTTGCAGGGTCTGTGATTGCATCACTTGATATGCGGAGAATGCACCGGTGGGAAATGGCATGGCTTTTTGATGTGCTTAATGTTCTTCAAGCTGTAAGGTTGCTGGGCACAAGAGGTCACTATACAATAGATTTGGCTGTTGGTGTCGGTGCTGGAATTTTATTCGACTCTCTTGCTGGAAAATACGAACAGAGCAAAAGCAAAATGGGAAGTGCTGCTAAAGAATCTCTGTTAAGTTGA